A single region of the Actinoplanes sp. SE50/110 genome encodes:
- a CDS encoding DJ-1/PfpI family protein, with protein MQIAIVLYPGMTALDAIGPYEILRFLPDSEVRFVGAEPGPVVTDSGVLVLGITHGYDETPRPDLVLVPGSGPNTATAMVDRQLTDWLRRVHETTTWTTSVCSGALILAAAGILRGHPATTHWIAQDALKSFGAAARRDDRVVRSGRILTAAGVSAGLDLALWLTGEIAGRDHAETVQLFIEYDPRPPFDAGHPSKARPEIFDRADRLGRRIAMSPGAFRAVATVAWQQALRRTRRTAENRRGDLDRGRNRR; from the coding sequence ATGCAGATCGCCATCGTGCTCTACCCGGGGATGACCGCCCTGGACGCCATCGGGCCCTACGAGATCCTCCGGTTCCTGCCGGACAGCGAGGTGCGCTTCGTCGGGGCGGAGCCCGGGCCGGTGGTCACCGACAGCGGGGTGCTGGTCCTCGGGATCACCCACGGCTACGACGAGACGCCGCGGCCCGACCTGGTGCTGGTGCCCGGCTCCGGGCCGAACACCGCGACGGCGATGGTCGACCGGCAGCTCACCGATTGGCTGCGGCGGGTCCACGAGACGACGACGTGGACCACGTCGGTCTGCTCGGGCGCACTGATCCTGGCCGCCGCCGGGATCCTGCGGGGCCACCCGGCGACGACGCACTGGATCGCCCAGGACGCGCTGAAGTCCTTCGGCGCCGCCGCCCGCCGCGACGACCGCGTGGTCCGGTCCGGCAGGATCCTCACCGCGGCCGGGGTGTCGGCCGGGCTGGACCTGGCGCTGTGGCTGACCGGCGAGATCGCCGGCCGCGACCACGCCGAGACGGTGCAGCTCTTCATCGAGTACGACCCGCGGCCACCGTTCGACGCCGGCCACCCGTCCAAGGCCCGCCCGGAGATCTTCGACCGCGCCGACCGCCTGGGCCGCCGCATCGCGATGTCACCCGGCGCGTTCCGGGCGGTCGCCACGGTCGCCTGGCAGCAGGCCCTCCGGCGCACCCGCCGCACCGCGGAGAACCGCCGCGGCGACCTTGACCGCGGCCGCAACCGGCGGTGA
- a CDS encoding ScpA family protein — MVYGRHVLEEPAPPAPDAAVPDSGGFTVRLHNFEGPFDLLLQLIGKHKLDVTEVALHQVTDEFIAYIRGMGDDWDLDETSEFLLVAATLLDLKAARLLPSAEVEDEEDLALLEARDLLFARLLQYKAYKEAAAHLAELEATGARRWPRLVTLEERYAQALPDLVLGIGPQRLFKLALKQFTPKPGPPQVSIAHIHQVRVSVREHAELLRDRLRRAGLASFSLLVADCESTLEVVARFLALLELYRQNLIDFEQPVSLDELTVRWIGGDREAELTVDDYEGSPEKITDKPDRSGDPGADRLDAVAPGSDLGAVEESQ; from the coding sequence ATGGTCTACGGTCGGCACGTGCTTGAAGAGCCCGCCCCGCCGGCACCGGATGCCGCCGTCCCCGACTCCGGCGGCTTCACCGTGCGGCTGCACAACTTCGAGGGCCCCTTCGACCTGCTGCTGCAGCTGATCGGCAAGCACAAGCTGGATGTCACCGAGGTGGCCCTGCACCAGGTCACCGACGAGTTCATCGCGTACATCCGCGGCATGGGCGACGACTGGGATCTCGACGAGACGAGCGAGTTCCTGCTGGTCGCCGCCACCCTGCTCGATCTGAAGGCGGCCCGTCTGCTGCCCTCGGCCGAGGTGGAGGACGAGGAGGACCTGGCCCTGCTGGAGGCCCGCGACCTGCTCTTCGCCCGCCTCCTGCAGTACAAGGCGTACAAGGAGGCCGCCGCGCACCTGGCCGAGCTGGAGGCGACCGGCGCGCGCCGCTGGCCGCGCCTGGTCACCCTGGAGGAGCGGTATGCGCAGGCGCTGCCGGACCTGGTCCTCGGGATCGGCCCGCAGCGGCTGTTCAAGCTGGCGCTCAAGCAGTTCACCCCGAAACCGGGGCCGCCGCAGGTCTCGATCGCGCACATCCACCAGGTCCGGGTCAGTGTCCGGGAGCACGCCGAGCTGCTGCGCGACCGGTTGCGCCGGGCCGGTCTGGCCAGTTTCAGCCTGCTCGTCGCCGACTGTGAGAGCACCCTGGAGGTGGTCGCCCGGTTCCTCGCGCTGCTGGAGCTCTATCGGCAGAATCTGATCGATTTCGAGCAGCCGGTGTCGCTGGACGAGCTGACCGTTCGCTGGATCGGCGGTGACCGCGAGGCGGAGCTCACCGTCGACGACTACGAGGGCAGCCCGGAGAAGATCACCGACAAGCCGGACCGTTCGGGGGACCCGGGCGCCGACCGGCTTGACGCGGTCGCCCCGGGCAGTGATCTTGGGGCCGTGGAGGAGAGTCAGTGA
- a CDS encoding MarR family winged helix-turn-helix transcriptional regulator, producing MPGPKNVLVDIWLLSSVATALVAEELADSPLSVDEFALYGLVSDLGPVTATQLSQWTGMSPTTLSAMLRRCQARGELARTPNAADRRSTLVELTEQGRAVYGAALPALAVAQQRLAEHLDLPDDDARATLQRVDAATRAALRLPPRPYRVSAPPVTGGLPAGTAGLTADQEAEVRAFAAWLRYRDAAG from the coding sequence TCTCGTCGACATCTGGCTGCTCTCCTCGGTGGCCACCGCACTCGTCGCCGAGGAGCTCGCCGACAGCCCGTTGTCCGTGGACGAGTTCGCGCTGTACGGCCTGGTCAGCGACCTCGGTCCGGTGACCGCCACCCAGCTGTCCCAGTGGACCGGCATGTCGCCCACCACGCTGTCGGCCATGCTGCGCCGCTGCCAGGCGCGCGGTGAGCTGGCCCGCACGCCCAATGCCGCCGACCGGCGCAGCACGCTGGTGGAACTGACGGAGCAGGGACGCGCGGTGTACGGCGCGGCCCTCCCGGCGCTGGCCGTCGCGCAGCAACGGCTCGCCGAGCACCTCGACCTGCCGGACGACGATGCCCGGGCCACCCTCCAGCGGGTGGACGCGGCCACCCGCGCGGCGTTGAGGCTGCCGCCCCGGCCCTATCGCGTCAGCGCGCCGCCGGTCACCGGTGGCCTGCCGGCCGGCACCGCCGGGTTGACGGCCGACCAGGAGGCCGAGGTGCGGGCCTTCGCGGCCTGGCTGCGCTACCGCGACGCGGCGGGGTGA
- a CDS encoding GlxA family transcriptional regulator, translated as MLFLVVAYDGSELLDIACVTSALAIANRIGADPPYRTVLATPGGRPVACDSGLRLDAGAELERINEPLDTLLVTGGNGHEQAAASPIVVGHVRRLAPLARRIASVCTGSTVLAAAGLLTGRRATTHWRYAAELAARYPDVLVDAEPVWIRDGRVATSGGVTSALDLTLAFIEEDHGPTIARGVALGTVAYLQRPGGQAQISMFLARRGADDFVCRRATDHVAGHLTDDLSSGALARRFGVSERHLTRLFQAYVQLTPAQYVRRARTEAAAHLLGSTGLPMAAVARRCGFGSTESLRQAFLDRYGMPPSRYRTRRPARLRPLADLPSPG; from the coding sequence ATGCTCTTCCTGGTGGTCGCCTATGACGGGTCGGAGCTGCTCGACATCGCCTGCGTCACCTCGGCGCTCGCCATCGCGAACCGGATCGGCGCCGACCCGCCCTACCGCACCGTGCTGGCCACGCCGGGCGGCCGTCCGGTCGCCTGCGACTCCGGGCTGCGCCTCGACGCCGGTGCCGAGCTCGAACGGATCAACGAACCGCTCGACACCCTGCTGGTCACCGGCGGCAACGGGCACGAGCAGGCGGCGGCCAGCCCGATCGTCGTCGGACACGTCCGCCGGTTGGCGCCCCTCGCCCGCCGCATCGCCTCGGTCTGCACCGGCTCCACCGTGCTCGCCGCCGCCGGGCTGCTCACCGGACGAAGAGCGACGACCCATTGGCGGTACGCGGCGGAGCTGGCCGCCCGATACCCGGACGTCCTGGTCGACGCCGAGCCGGTGTGGATCCGCGACGGGCGGGTGGCGACCTCCGGCGGGGTGACCAGCGCGCTCGACCTCACCCTCGCCTTCATCGAGGAGGACCACGGGCCGACGATCGCGCGCGGGGTGGCCCTGGGGACGGTCGCCTACCTGCAGCGGCCCGGTGGGCAGGCGCAGATCAGCATGTTCCTGGCCCGGCGCGGGGCCGACGACTTCGTGTGCCGCCGGGCCACCGACCACGTCGCCGGGCATCTCACCGACGACCTGAGCAGCGGGGCGCTGGCCCGGCGGTTCGGGGTGAGCGAGCGGCATCTGACCCGGCTGTTCCAGGCCTACGTGCAGCTGACCCCGGCGCAATACGTGCGACGGGCGCGGACCGAGGCGGCCGCCCATCTGCTCGGGTCGACCGGGCTGCCGATGGCCGCCGTCGCCCGGCGGTGCGGTTTCGGGTCGACCGAGTCGCTGCGGCAGGCGTTCCTCGACCGCTACGGGATGCCCCCGTCCCGGTACCGGACCCGGCGACCCGCCCGGCTACGGCCCCTCGCGGACCTCCCCTCCCCGGGATGA